A window of the Cicer arietinum cultivar CDC Frontier isolate Library 1 chromosome 6, Cicar.CDCFrontier_v2.0, whole genome shotgun sequence genome harbors these coding sequences:
- the LOC101500630 gene encoding dirigent protein 22-like has translation MPTQHFPTFLLFLFLFLSCYITSTSSSQNEVTDDFVNPIDPKLLNLNKKAKLSHLKVYWHDIMSGENPTSITVVPPPLKLNTTTSFGLINIFDNPLTLGPKMSSKLVGKGQGLYASVSQDELGLLIAMNFAFIEGKYNGSGITILGRNSARDEVRELPIIGGNGVFRFARGYAQARTYSFDIKSGDACVEFNVYVSHY, from the coding sequence ATGCCAACCCAACACTTCCCCACTTTCCTCctcttccttttccttttcctctcTTGCTACATCACTTCAACTTCATCATCACAAAATGAAGTGACTGATGATTTTGTTAATCCCATTGACCCCAAGTTGTTAAACCTAAACAAGAAGGCAAAGCTAAGTCATTTAAAAGTCTATTGGCATGACATCATGAGTGGAGAAAACCCCACTTCAATTACAGTTGTTCCACCACCATTAAAGCTAAATACAACCACTTCTTTTGGTTTAATCAACATCTTTGACAACCCTTTGACTTTAGGACCCAAAATGAGTTCCAAACTTGTTGGAAAAGGTCAAGGGTTGTATGCATCTGTATCACAAGATGAACTTGGTTTGCTTATAGCTATGAATTTTGCTTTTATTGAAGGAAAGTATAATGGAAGTGGTATTACTATCTTGGGAAGGAATTCAGCTCGTGATGAGGTTAGGGAGCTTCCAATTATTGGTGGTAATGGAGTTTTTAGATTTGCTAGAGGGTATGCTCAAGCTAGGACTTACTCATTTGATATCAAATCAGGGGATGCTTGTGTTGAGTTCAATGTTTATGTTTCTCATTATTGA